From Nocardioides faecalis:
CTGGACGATCCGCGACCGGGCCGCGCCGCGATCCGGGCGCTGGGCGACAAGCTGCCGCAGGCCGCCGTACGCAACGGCCTGGCCCCGGCCGAGCTGCGCGCGCTGTTGCGCGAGCAGCCCGACGCCTGGGTGGACCGTCGCGGGGCGCTCTACTACGCCGACCCGGCGCCGTCGCCGGCCGAGCTCGCCGCGGTGCCGCGGGCGGCCCCCCAGCCGCTGGCGGCGCTGGCGGACACCTTCGCGCTGCACAGCAATCCGTCCGCGCGGCTGACCATCTTCCTCGACCTCGACGGCGCGACCGTCGCCGGCACGGCGTGGAACGACGACGCCGGCATCCCCGCCGGCGACCACCCTGCCTGGGACCCCGCCGGCAACGGCTCGACCTTCAACGACGCCGAGCGGTCGGCGATCCAGCAGGTGTGGGCGATCGTGGCCGAGGACTACGCCCCCTTCGACGTCGACGTGACCACCGAGGACCCGGGAGTCGAGGCGCTGCTGCGCAGCGACGCGGCCGACACCGAGTACGGCACCCGGGTGCTCATCACCCCGAGCGTCGCGGCCCATGAGGGCCTCTGTGACGCCGTGTGCGGCGGCCTGGCCTACCTGGGCACCTTCGACGAGATCGGCCCCGACGCCCAACCGGCCTGGGTGTTCCCCCCGGCGCTGTCCGACGACCCCAAGGCGGTCGCCGAGGCGGCCTCCCACGAGGCGGGTCACAACCTCGGCCTCGAGCACGACGGCAAGGGCGAGGAGGACTACTACGAGGGCCACGGGAGCTGGGCGCCGGTCATGGGCGCGGGCTACGTGCGACCGGTCGTGCAGTGGAGCGCCGGCAGCTACGCCGGGGCCACCGAGGCCCAGGACGACGTCGCCGCCATCGCCGGCTACCTCGGCCGGCGCGCCGACGAGGCCTCGAACGTGCTCGCCTCGCCCTCGCCGCTGCCCTCGGGCACGGCCGTGATCACCAGCAGGGAGGACGTCGACGTCTACTCGCTGGGCGCCTGCGCGGCCGGCGTCACCGTCACGGTCTCGCCGAGCGTGGTGGCGCCCAACCTCGACGTGCGGGCCAGCCTGCACACCGCCGACGGCACCGAGCGGCTCGCCGTGGACCCGCCCTCCGGTCCCGGTGACGGCATCACCGCCTCCAACATGGGCGCCACCCTCACCGTGCCGGCGACCGCGGACGGCTGGGTCCTGCGGGTCGACGGCGTCGGCCGCGGCACCTGGGCCAACGGGTACGACGACTACGGCAGCCTCGGCGCCTACACCGTCACCAGTGGCTGCGGCAGCGCGCCGCCCGCCCGCGTGCCCGGCGCCCCCGCCGCGGTGAGCGCCACTGCCGGCAACACCTCGGCTCGGGTCTCCTGGACCGCGCCGTCGGCGAATGGGGCCGCGATCACCGGCTACCGGGTGAGTGCGGCTCCCGGCGGGCGGAGCTGCACCACGACCGCGCTGACCTGCACGGTCACCGGCCTGACCAACGGCACCGCCTACCGGTTCACGGTGTCGGCGACCAACGCTGCCGGTACCGGCCCCGCCTCCGCCGCGTCCGCGGCGGCCACCCCGCGGGCGCCGGTGCCCGCCGCGACCCGGCCCGCGCGGATGGCCGTCCCGAAGGTGAAGGTCAAGGGCCGCAAGGTCACGCTGACCTGGGCCGCGCCGGCCACCGGCGGTGCGCCGGTGACGCGCTACGTGATCGACCTGAACAAGGGCAAGGACAAGGTCGCCAAGGCATCCGCCCGCAAGATCGTGCTGAAGCTCAAGAAGGGCAGCTACAAGGTCCGCGTCGCCGCAGTCAACCGGCTCGGCCAGGCGCCGTACACCGCGTGGGTCACCATCCGGGTGAGATGACCTGAAAACGCCTCGCGCGGCCCGTGCCCCGTCAGGGGCACGGACCGCGCGAGGACTGCGGCGAGGACTGCGGCGGGGCCGCGGTGGGCGACGACGCTCAGGCGTCGACGACGATCGCGATGATCATCGGGTTGCGGCGGAACTTCCGCTGTGCCCAGCGGCCCAGCTCGCGGGTGATCATCTGCTCCAGGCGGTGCGGCTCGCCGATCCCCTCGGCGGCGGCACGGGCCAGCGCCTTCTCCACCACACCGGCGGCCGGCTCGAACGACTCCGGGCTCGCCACGAAGCCACGCACCAGGAAGTCGGGCGGCTCGGTCAGCGCGCCGGTGTCGGCGTCGACCAGCGCCAGCACGGTGACCACGCCCTCGTTGGCCAGCGTGCGCCGGTCCTTCAGCGTCGTCTCGGTCGCGCCGCCGACGGTCTGCCCGTCGACGTACACGTTGCCGGCGGGCACCTTGCCAGTGATCTTGGCCCGT
This genomic window contains:
- a CDS encoding fibronectin type III domain-containing protein codes for the protein MPALRRSLGVAVAGVLLASGAAVLAPLTAPASAGAPDDVSMTAQEPLLDDPRPGRAAIRALGDKLPQAAVRNGLAPAELRALLREQPDAWVDRRGALYYADPAPSPAELAAVPRAAPQPLAALADTFALHSNPSARLTIFLDLDGATVAGTAWNDDAGIPAGDHPAWDPAGNGSTFNDAERSAIQQVWAIVAEDYAPFDVDVTTEDPGVEALLRSDAADTEYGTRVLITPSVAAHEGLCDAVCGGLAYLGTFDEIGPDAQPAWVFPPALSDDPKAVAEAASHEAGHNLGLEHDGKGEEDYYEGHGSWAPVMGAGYVRPVVQWSAGSYAGATEAQDDVAAIAGYLGRRADEASNVLASPSPLPSGTAVITSREDVDVYSLGACAAGVTVTVSPSVVAPNLDVRASLHTADGTERLAVDPPSGPGDGITASNMGATLTVPATADGWVLRVDGVGRGTWANGYDDYGSLGAYTVTSGCGSAPPARVPGAPAAVSATAGNTSARVSWTAPSANGAAITGYRVSAAPGGRSCTTTALTCTVTGLTNGTAYRFTVSATNAAGTGPASAASAAATPRAPVPAATRPARMAVPKVKVKGRKVTLTWAAPATGGAPVTRYVIDLNKGKDKVAKASARKIVLKLKKGSYKVRVAAVNRLGQAPYTAWVTIRVR